The Pseudomonas iranensis genome includes a window with the following:
- a CDS encoding RluA family pseudouridine synthase yields the protein MPLSNIRIIHQDAAVLVVDKPTLLLSVPGRADDNKDCLITRLQENGYPEARIVHRLDWETSGIILLARDADTHRELSRQFHDRETEKAYTALAWGQPELDSGSIDLPLRYDPPTKPRHVVDYEFGKHALTFWKVLERCGDWCRVELTPITGRSHQLRVHMLSIGHPLLGDGLYAHEQALAAWPRLCLHASMLSFTHPQTGERLRFECPAPF from the coding sequence ATGCCGCTGTCCAACATCCGCATCATCCATCAGGACGCCGCCGTACTGGTGGTCGACAAACCGACCCTGCTGCTCTCGGTGCCCGGTCGCGCTGACGACAACAAGGACTGCCTGATTACCCGCTTGCAGGAAAACGGCTACCCGGAAGCGCGCATCGTCCATCGTCTGGACTGGGAAACCTCGGGCATCATCCTGCTGGCCCGGGATGCCGACACCCATCGCGAGCTGTCGCGGCAGTTTCATGATCGCGAAACCGAAAAGGCCTACACCGCTTTGGCCTGGGGTCAGCCGGAACTGGACAGCGGCAGCATCGACCTGCCCCTGCGCTACGATCCACCGACCAAACCACGGCATGTGGTCGATTACGAATTCGGCAAACACGCGCTGACGTTCTGGAAGGTGCTGGAACGTTGCGGCGACTGGTGCCGGGTCGAATTGACACCGATCACCGGGCGCTCGCATCAATTGCGCGTGCACATGTTGTCGATCGGCCATCCGCTGCTCGGTGACGGACTCTACGCCCACGAGCAAGCGCTGGCGGCCTGGCCACGTCTGTGCCTGCACGCGAGCATGCTCAGCTTCACTCATCCGCAAACCGGCGAACGCCTGCGCTTCGAGTGCCCGGCGCCATTCTGA
- the minE gene encoding cell division topological specificity factor MinE — MNLFDFFRANKKPSTASVAKERLQIIVAHERGQRSTPDYLPALQKELVDVIRKYVNIGNDDVHVALESQGSCSILELNITLPDR; from the coding sequence ATGAACCTTTTTGACTTCTTTCGTGCCAACAAAAAGCCAAGTACCGCCTCGGTAGCGAAAGAGCGTCTACAGATCATCGTGGCGCATGAGCGCGGCCAGCGCAGCACGCCGGATTACCTGCCAGCCTTGCAGAAGGAACTGGTCGACGTGATCCGCAAGTACGTCAACATCGGCAACGACGACGTACATGTTGCACTGGAAAGCCAGGGCAGTTGCTCGATTCTGGAACTCAACATCACCCTGCCCGATCGCTGA